Proteins encoded together in one Colius striatus isolate bColStr4 chromosome 3, bColStr4.1.hap1, whole genome shotgun sequence window:
- the TNFRSF13B gene encoding tumor necrosis factor receptor superfamily member 13B: MDVPPIRWDAMNNCTDEQYWDSLVCQCIPCSLVCGRPTVQRCAALCESMDCNSRDGFYYDKLLRNCINCTAVCGQHPKQCARACEAGAVMATPPPPAALATASSPLVLEQKACMELEPWLVVYLLLGLCLCALLCSLLLGWTHLRRKGEVVSCQASAGTCHRREDSCKDRLVEAGSVGDGSTGSRLPEPVETCGFCFPGHGSAVQETKSCHSTSCHIGERAVPSHTGICSTGRAGAIPSPDDGRFKIICSPSQEKTPMA, translated from the exons ATGGATGTGCCTCCCATCAGGTGGGATGCCATGAACAACTGCACAGACGAGCAGTACTGGGACAGCCTCGTCTGCCAGTGCATCCCCTGCAGCCTGGTGTGTGGCCGGCCCACGGTGCAGAGGTGCGCGGCCCTGTGTG AGTCCATGGACTGCAACAGTAGAGATGGCTTCTACTATGACAAGCTCCTGAGAAACTGCATCAACTGCACGGCGGTGTGCGGGCAGCACCCGAAGCAGTGCGCCCGGGCCTGCGAAG CAGGGGCCGTGATGGCCACCCCTCCACCGCCGGCAGCCCTGGCGACGGCCTCGTCCCCccttgtgctggagcagaaggcGTGCATGGAGCTGGAGCCATGGCTCGTGGTGTACCTGCTCCTGGGGCTCTGCCTCTGCgccctcctctgctccctgctcctgggcTGGACACACCTGCggaggaagggagaggtggTCTCGTGCCAAGCCAGTGCCGGGACCTGCCACCGCAGGGAGGACTCCTGCAAGG ATCGCCTGGTGGAAGCGGGCAGCGTTGGTGACGGATCCACTGGCAGCAGGCTCCCAGAGCCTGTGGAAACCTGTGGCTTCTGCTTCCCTGGACATGGCTCTGCTGTACAAGAGACCAAATCCTGCCACAGCACCTCCTGTCACATAGGGGAAAGAGCTGTTCCCTCTCACACTGGAATATGCAGCACGGGGAGAGCTGGGGCCATTCCCAGCCCTGACGATGGCCGCTTCAAAATCATCTGCTCTCCGTCACAAGAGAAGACGCCCATGGCATGA